The nucleotide sequence CTTATGGCTACAGAACAGGTCACAAAGTTTCAGTAACTTGCTCCCTGGTCCCTTTCTGACCTGTCTTTGTAATCCTGTCACGGGAGTTGCTTCTTAAGTGACCATCTCACGTGTCACCTTTGTTAGCACAAACTACTTCGGTGTGTCTCGAAGTGGGTGTCATATACCCCCAGCTTCATTGTCACTGGAGAGGTAGGAAGTTGTTTCCTAGACCCTAGCAACCTGACAGCTTCCCTAGTTCTTCACTCTGAGTCCTGGATTCATAGGAAAAttctgaggatgaggagggggcaGACCTTATGCTGGCACACTGTCAGGGAGAATGTCACAGAAAGGCAAGGTGAGCTGGGTCCTCAGATGACTCTGCCTTCGTCCCTGCCTTCAAATCCTGGAAAATGGGCTAATAATATGCAAAGTCCCACAGAAGAGGCAGTGTGTCCCTCTTCAAGACAATGCCAATGGTCAAAGTACCTCAGCACTCCATAGTGTCTGCTCCATGGTGTCTGCTCCTCCAGGACTGCATTTTCCCTTTGTGTTCCCAAGGCAGGCAGTAGTTTTAAAAGCCCTTTGGATGCCTTGAAGAAAGTGAATGATGGCAGCATGCTTGGCCTGGGGTACAATCACCTAATCAAGGACTCCCAGTGGGAGCAGCAGGAAGCAATATTCCGCAGCACTTATCGGGAGTATCTGGAGGCTGAGGGTGAGAGAGAGAGCAAGGAGGACATCCCCAGGTGAGTGGGAGCACCAACCAGGGCACTTTTCAAGGGTAGATAGAAGCCGCTGTCTGAGCTTTGCCTCCTTCACCCCAAGGCTTCAGGGCAGGGGGCTAGAGCCATTCCAGGTCTTGTTGCAGTGCTGCCTATCAAAGCCtttcttttacatatatttattcctttttttcagacatgctacttttcattttctcctgcCTAGCCGGATCCTACAGGTGGGACCTGAAATGAAAGTACAGCCAGGTATCCAAATGGGCAAAAAGCTGTTAACTGATGAAGCATGTCATTGCATGACATTGAACTCCAATTAGAGCTTAGTGGCTCTGGCTTGGGTTCACTATATACATTCCATCTCCAAGTACATAAGCCTGGATAAAAATGTCAGCCCTAAGACTTACAAGTCAGTTACTGGCATGGAGTCAAATAAACTTAGCTCCATAGTTAAACCCTCCCCAACCACCCAAAAAGATGAGGGGGTACCTAggcaagataaaaataaacaaagggaGAGTTTGTTCTGGTTTAGTTTCTGTGTGACCAGAGTTTTTACAAGTTCTGTCAGGGAAACCATGAGAGTTCTAATGAGAGATTTCTAATGGTATTTTGGTGTCCTGGATTGTCCCTTTCTTTGTTCCCCGTCTCCTCCCTTTTGTTGTCCCCTTCTCTGTACCAGATGTTCCAGCTGGCATCAGTGTGCACTGGGATGGAAGCCACAATCTCTGCTTGTACTTACTTAACCATCCACTCAAGGAGAAAGTGGGTAAGAAAGTCTTGCTTTCTCTAGCAGAGCACTCTGTGGGGAGTGGGAGAAATCAGTGGCCAGACTTTCAGCCAGATCATGATACAGGGAAAAGAGGAATGGGGAGGAGAGATGCTTTATATCTTGTGGGTCAGGCTGGCATTTGAAATATGGGGCTTCATGTTGCACAGGCTGGCAGTATTTTTAGTGAAGCCACTCTGGTAGGAGGCTGCAAAATGGTGCATGTTTTACTGGGAAACTGGATGCTAGCTTCATGAGAAGGAATGCTTTGCACTTTCTTACAGTTGTCTCTCTTCATATCCTTCTGTTTAGACTCTGATCTGAAACCTGATGTTGTGTGGCCATGTGCAGCTCCAATTGCATGCTCGGCTGTCAGTTCCTGCTCCAGATACCTCGCGCTGGCATGTGAAGATGCAACAATAACTATTTGGGATAAACACCTAGGTGAGCTTGCCCTTTGGGACTGTGTATTGGGATCACTGTGGATAAATTGCTCCCTTCCTAGGAGTCTGAGGCTCTGGCTTGGAGTGAACAAGGGACTGGCAGTGAGTTTACAAGCAAATCTGAAAACAGATTGGACTTACTTGTTGATTGGATGCTTGGCTAGAAGTTGCCAGTGCAGTGTGACTGCCCCAGCCTTGCAGAGCCATTCCCATCCACGGCAATGCAGGAGCTGTGAGCTGCTGCAGTGAGGACTGATGACCATCTTGCCCTCCGGCTGTGAGATAGTGACAGTCACTGCTTTGCCGCTGCACCCTCAGGTCATCTCTGAGGCTGTTGTGGTATCACAGTCCAGGCTAGCCATCAGTGCTAGTGTCACCCTGCCATGATGCAGAGATTCTCCTGGCAGAAGAATCTCTTCTGCCATCAGGATTGTtctggtggctgctgcccctgaGCAGGCCACAGTCCAAGCTAAGATTTCCTTGGATAaagttcctttttcttcctgaactgctattgtatctttttttttcccccccctgcttCCCCAGGGTACCCACTGTCTGTGACTGCCATTCTAGAGGAACGTCTCATCCGTAGCATCCACTTCCTGCGGAGTTCTGCAGCTACCAGTGATGAGACACTTTGTCCTGGTACAGATCCTGCCTGTCCCATCGTGCAGCTTCTAGTGCTGTGTACAGACAGCTCTTTCTATCTGGTGAAAGCACCCAGGGCTGGGAAGTCCAGCATCACACTCCTGGCAGACAGGTGAGGTAGACTCTGGGAGACCTCACTCCAGCCCAGGAAACCATGTGGTATAGTGGTGAGGTCCAGCAGGGAGCCCCAGATTTCTGTGGAGCAGAGAACTTTCTACTGCTTTTACACAGATAGCTCTGCTAGGCTGCTGTCAGGAGCAAGTGTGGTTTTGCTAGGAGTCAGTTCCAGTACTAAAATCCAATGGTTATGCCAGAATTAGGGATGTTTCTGGGTTCTTCTATGCACCAGAACACAAGTGCTTGTAGCACTGCTCCAAGGTTGACGTTCAACTAGATGGGTCTCTGCCAGGTACCCATGggaattttttcttctgtcttctgccCTTGCCCGAATAACTTCCCCCTAGAAATCAGAATAAGCATTTCTTGCCATCTTTCTATCAACTTTATGTTCATTTATTCCCTTGGTTTGAGAAGAAGGGTCAGCTTTGGGGAAGTTGCTCTTCTGAAGGTTATGGTTTCATGCCTCCATGGCAGGCAGGGGATTTGTATCTCTAACGTAGTTCCTAGGCAGGTTTGCACAGAGATGGGCCTCAGGGTTCCTGCTCAGGAGGAGGCAAGCTTTTTCTCCATAGGGAAGGGGCTTGGCTGGAACTTTATGCCAGCCCATGTGCCACAAACTGCCATTGTCATTATCACAGTCTCTCAGTAAGTACATGCCAGGTAAATGAAACAGTGGCATAAGCCTGAGTCTGTTTTACAGGCCTGAAGATCCAAATCTTGCTGTCAGCACGGTGGTGCCTGTCCTGGCGTTCCCCAGTGCAGTGAGTATTACTGCCATCTCTCTTAAGAACTGGGTGAGAACACAAGTCCATCTGGCCTAGGATCCGGTTTCCAGTAACTGGGTGCCTAGAAGATAAAGAACATGGCAATCAGATATGGTACTGCCCTCACAGCCTTTGCTAGCCTCCAACTATTTTTAGCATGGGGACTTCCTCCACCACTTACAGGTCTATATGTAGCTGGTCACTCTCAAAAGATTTATCTTCCATGATCTTACTCAGTATCCCCTTGCACCCATGTCCTCTAATTGACCACTGAGGTGGGAGGAGCTGGAGGCCCTCTGCACATGGACGAGTCCAACTGCAAAGATGAGAAGGTTCAGCCATGAAGTTTCAGGCATCAGGGTCAAATATGAGAGGGCATCATGATGAGGAGAAGTTACAAGCACAAGTCCAGTCAGACCTTTCAAGTGGCCTCAGAAAGTTTTCAGGCACGGGGAGAAAAGGACTAAAAGCTGCTCCCCAGAGCCAGCCATGCAGAAGGCTGGATCTAGTTCATTTCTAACCTGCCCTGCTGCCCTTTTCCAATCCCAGCCTGCAGCAATTCCAGTCCAAGTTCCCTGCACAGCCTGTTATTGGTCTGCTGTGGCCCTATGACTACTGGGCAGGCAAAGAAAACAGCTTCATAGTTGGGGATGTGAAGTCCTGAATGTCCATGTCCTTTCCAGGAAGTGCTTTTCACTTCTTTTACGTCTATTTCTAAGTGTCAACTTGCTGTTTCAGGCCCTGGTCTTCTCCTGGGATGGCACAGTGTCCCTGATGAACACTGCCACATCGCAGATTGTTTACTGCTTCAGTACTCCACCTTCTCATGCTGTAGCATGCCCCTGGCAGCCAGTATTCACAGTGGATAGTGTGAATTGGTGCTTACTTCTTCGAGGTGAGTAGCATGCTGAAGTGGTCTTAGATACATGGTCACTGGATGCATTCAGCTGTGCACTGATCCTTGATAGTTCTTATTGGATGACTCTGATGCAATAGCTCACTGTTCTTGTTTCTGTCTAGGAGataagcagcagcaggcagatgtgttgacagaaagcagagccagTCACAGCACCATCTTCCTTTTTGAATTCAGCTCCTACCCACTGGAGGAGGCTTTCCCAAAGGAACCAGATTTGCCTCCCAAATCCTTGCAGAACCTGCCGTGGATTGAGAGATGTAACATTTTCTTACGTGATAGGTAAGGTTCTCCTTCTGCCTGATAGGTAAGTGCACTTGCATTATTGTAAGCTGTGGTGTTGCTCAGGTCCACGTGAGGTCTCACCCTGGAGCTTCTGGGTTCTTCTGTGTGCTGTGACAGATTTACGGCTGCGTAAGGTTGATGTTCAGGTAGCTGTATTCCTGACAGTCACCCAGaaccctccctcctctcccttctgtcCTTCCTAGAACAACTTAACAGCTGTAATTCAGGATGCCTGGTGCAGGCTTGTCATTCCAGGTAGAGAGGGCTTGCTAGTTCTAATGTGCTTCTGTGCAACACAGATTGCGCAAGCTTGTCAGGAAATATGATCCTCATTTAAATGTCTGCATCTTCCTTTTGACCCCATAGCCGGGCAGAGCTGGGATCTCTTTGTACCTTGTTCCTCCCCTCCATTCCTAGGTTCACTTGATGTTTATGTAGATTTGTGTTGGAGGTTTCCCGGTTTGAGAAGGTCCCCGGCACCTTCAGGCCGAGGTTGCAGTAGAGTTTAGCTGATGCATTGAGATCATGCCGTCACTAGATGGCAATGTGACATCTCTTTTTGGATGACCTTTTCCTTGAATTACTTCTTTTGGGAACCTGGAGCCAGATCAGTATCAATGATATTCTGTTTGTTCTTTTCACTGGGCCTTAATTCCCCAATTTGAAATGGAACAGTTGGGTGCAGGTGTGACCTTACAGCACATATCACCTCGTAGCCTTCCCTAATTCCTTGTCTCCAGGGTCAATCCTGTGGTGTTGTCTGTCTAGTTAAGTGCAGAAAAGTTCTGTCCCACCAGTTCTGTTCCTCCTTCTCATAAAGCTGGAGAGGAGACTCTTGTCTACCTTATACCAGAAAAACTGGAGAGACATCACCTCCAGGGATATCTTCCTCCCTGGAAGGTGAAGGCAGAGCAGAGCAAATACAACTGCAGTGAGACCTGTGTCTACAGAGGCTAACAGGCAAAGAGAAGTATGGAGGTCATTGCTGTCAAGAGCAGAAAATTTGAGTGCTGAGTGGCATGAGGGAATCACTGAGGTCTTTTGGTCACAAAAAGTCTGAACTGCTTAATTTGTAGTGAGCCCCAGGGACGCTTGGGGGAACTAGGCTAAGCAGTGGGGAAATGACAGGAACTGCTTTAACCACCCTTTTCTATCCTCGTTAGGCAGCAGAGCCTGCTGGGACTCAAGGACCAGTTGCCTGAGTACTGGAGTCGGCTGCAGGCACAAGCAGCTGCCATGgacaaggagagagagaaagtgaagGGGCAGAAGAAGCCGTAGTCAGCCTTGCATCCTGAGGGCCAGGCTCTGCACTACCACAGTCCTGCAGACCCATGATCCAGCACTGATATTTTGACAGCAACTCTATTCAAATCTGTCCTGCTGCTTTCCAGCCTGGGGCAATTTGTCATCCAAAATAGCTGCTTGCCTACCACTGCTCAGCCACAAGGATCTGTGCCCTGCCTCTCTCCTTATCCAACCCTCAGCCTGTTCCAGCAGGGTTCAGCACCTCCTCATCAGAGACCAACATTACTGATGGAAGAGTCTGGAGGTAGGAGAGACCTCTCTTCAAGGTGGCAGGCCCAACACGTCTGTGGTTCAGAAGTATTTGTGCTGGATCTCTGAGTCTTCCCTGAGACCTGGAGCATCAGAGCAATATGGTATGATACAATGTCCTTCCTTAATAAAGCCTTTTCTCCAGTAAAACTGTCTTGCTTTTCATAGGACTGGCATTTTATCAGACTCTGATGTTCTGTCCTTCTGTGGCTGGGGCTCACCAATGTGTCTCATCTTCTGCTCTGACCCAGATGGGTGGGCAGCACCATCCTTGTGCTGAGCAAGAGACCTGGTCTTTTCAAACCAGGCAGCAAATCAGCCATGAAGGTGGCATCCCCCAGAGCATGGCAGTGCCAAGCAGCAGTGATGCTGCTGAGCGTGTCAGGCCTGACCTAGGCTGTTCCTCAGTCTAGTTGTTTATTTTGACTTCAAAGCAGGCAGGTTTGGGATAAGACTGCTTAGGAATTGCTGCCTGGAAATGTGCAGACAAGTTCTCTGGGTTAAGGTCAGGCTAGAACTGGTGTTAGAACCAAGAATTGATGTCACTGACAAGCAGGGCAGAAGCTGGAGGGTTCAAAGAAGTCAGGGCTGTGCTGAGCCAAAGACAGGCCAGGAACATGGCCAGCGTGTTGGTCAAAGGCCATAAAAAAGCTGGAGCATCTGTCCTACAGGCAACACAGGACAAGGAACTCTCAGGGACAATGCAAGGCCAAGCATCCATGTATTTGTTTCTTACTCCAGAAGTGTATTAAGTTAGTAGCTTGCCTTGTATGCTTGACAGATGGGGCAAAAAAGTATGCAGGCTCCCAAGTCTTTCACTTGTCAGTATTTTCAGGTCTGTAGTCCTGTGGGAGACTGGCAGCATCTGGTTGCGGGCTGACAGCCTACCTGCACTTTTCACTGGCATCTTTGTTACTCTTCAGGCAGTCAGGGGTCCTCTGGAACCTGCTTTAGGGGAGGTGACCCAAAATATCCATTCTCAAGCATAGCAAACATATTCTTTCTCAAGCATAAAACCCATGAGAAAGCCTCAGTCTTTTTACAGCTGATCGTGCTTCCAGGATGAC is from Strix aluco isolate bStrAlu1 chromosome 12, bStrAlu1.hap1, whole genome shotgun sequence and encodes:
- the WDR93 gene encoding WD repeat-containing protein 93, which produces MAAYIWKHPLEIPPPSEKDWLKEDEEDFFLQDPDRKRDVLPQPFRMINKLVMLVFENAMEIIERKEMLQEAQKLKVQPAKCIPTAEFQVTGRANCLVVSGKYVFVGLSVGLAAFKVSDCKEVCAWDAVKTEICAIHASDLGNECHVLLAVDEMGLVWLFCFHKESFLLMKILNEVEDISKRSTCVELVLSPGADYAGVLLQDSTEAWLEIYRLPKDSWLKEMEKNPGAAAGLACRERRSSRTSVESPVSANKDDAELSLPVLLLKVKPPKPITGSSFKSPLDALKKVNDGSMLGLGYNHLIKDSQWEQQEAIFRSTYREYLEAEGERESKEDIPRHATFHFLLPSRILQVGPEMKVQPDVPAGISVHWDGSHNLCLYLLNHPLKEKVDSDLKPDVVWPCAAPIACSAVSSCSRYLALACEDATITIWDKHLGYPLSVTAILEERLIRSIHFLRSSAATSDETLCPGTDPACPIVQLLVLCTDSSFYLVKAPRAGKSSITLLADRPEDPNLAVSTVVPVLAFPSAALVFSWDGTVSLMNTATSQIVYCFSTPPSHAVACPWQPVFTVDSVNWCLLLRGDKQQQADVLTESRASHSTIFLFEFSSYPLEEAFPKEPDLPPKSLQNLPWIERCNIFLRDRQQSLLGLKDQLPEYWSRLQAQAAAMDKEREKVKGQKKP